A genomic segment from Ruegeria sp. TM1040 encodes:
- a CDS encoding class I SAM-dependent methyltransferase, whose translation MSLMQSLRRRIELDGPMTVADYMSECLLHPDYGYYTTAPAIGAEGDFITAPEISQMFGELLGLVLVQSWLDQGRPQPFTLAELGPGRGTLMADMLRATRAVPGFHEAMELLLIEASPRLRDLQRQALAPYAPRWVPSVEDLPQHPLFLVANEFFDALPIRQFQREGNQWRERRVGLAEDASGLTLGLGAPAPQPALAHRLEDTKDGDLVEHCEVAAVVTEAIAQRIGDHGGVALLVDYGDWRSLGDTLQALRAHAPTDPLAEPGQADLTAHVDFEAICTAASATGCAHTRLTPQGVFLERLGITDRANALASGAAGEPLAQIIAAHRRLTHPEEMGNLFKVLGLYPAKFAPPAGLEK comes from the coding sequence ATGAGCCTGATGCAAAGCCTGCGTCGCCGGATCGAACTTGACGGTCCCATGACCGTCGCGGACTATATGTCGGAATGTCTGCTCCACCCCGATTACGGCTACTATACTACGGCCCCGGCAATCGGAGCGGAGGGCGATTTCATCACCGCCCCGGAGATCAGCCAGATGTTTGGCGAACTCCTGGGTTTGGTGCTGGTCCAGAGCTGGCTTGATCAGGGCAGGCCACAGCCCTTTACTCTCGCAGAGCTCGGCCCCGGTCGCGGGACATTGATGGCCGATATGCTGCGAGCCACCCGTGCGGTGCCGGGTTTTCACGAGGCAATGGAACTTCTGTTGATCGAAGCCTCGCCACGCTTGCGCGATTTGCAGCGCCAGGCCCTCGCCCCTTATGCGCCACGTTGGGTCCCCTCGGTCGAGGATCTGCCGCAACATCCCCTCTTTCTGGTGGCCAATGAGTTCTTTGACGCGCTGCCGATCCGACAGTTCCAGCGCGAGGGCAACCAATGGCGCGAACGCCGCGTCGGGCTCGCAGAGGATGCAAGCGGCCTCACGCTCGGTCTCGGAGCCCCAGCCCCACAGCCCGCACTGGCACATCGTCTCGAGGACACCAAGGACGGCGACCTTGTGGAGCACTGCGAAGTGGCCGCCGTCGTCACCGAGGCGATTGCCCAGCGCATTGGCGACCATGGTGGCGTGGCCCTTCTGGTAGACTATGGTGACTGGCGCTCGCTCGGCGACACCTTACAGGCGCTGCGCGCCCATGCCCCAACGGATCCGCTTGCAGAACCAGGTCAGGCGGATCTGACGGCGCATGTGGATTTTGAGGCAATCTGCACCGCCGCCAGCGCCACTGGCTGCGCCCACACGCGCCTCACCCCGCAGGGTGTCTTCCTCGAACGGCTTGGCATCACAGATCGCGCCAATGCGTTGGCGTCAGGAGCCGCCGGAGAGCCGCTCGCGCAGATCATCGCGGCACATCGGCGGTTGACGCACCCAGAGGAAATGGGAAACCTGTTCAAAGTGCTGGGTCTGTACCCGGCAAAATTTGCTCCCCCCGCAGGACTGGAAAAATGA